ACAATGCATGAAACACCATATTAACACATAGTACAATACCTTAATGCTAAAACCTAAtgcaaattaatagtatataaatgaACATTATTTATAACTACTGGAATTACTCGTGCATTACGATGGATGTTGTTAGGCATCAGTTCAATTCCTTACGGTATCTGTACGGTACCGAAACTTAGTATATCAATCAAAAGAGAAATCTCTAAAGAAAATTTCAAGGTATGCCCAAATTAAAAAAATGTCGACACATTTTCTATCGATCGAAAGTACTTGCGACAATATGGGTACCGGTATTGACGTTGTTCGGTCAAAATCGGTGCGCCACGCACCGTTATGCTATTGGCACTCGCTATAGATCACGATAGCAAATAAACATTCTTTTCTGAAAACACCTCCGTTTTCAACAAAATCTATGTTGGAACACCAAGATTTTTTTAACACACCGGTGTATTTAGATTGTTTAGAAAGGTTAACAAACACAAGTTAGTAGAGAAAAAGTATATTAATAAGAATTTTGTGGATTAAAAATGTATATAATTTATAATATAAGGGATGAAActgaaacttaaaaaaataagaaaaatgtaATAAAGTCACCATTTATTATCGATGGTTTTTACTATTGTTGGTTTTGGCTCAAATAATGATGGGGCCCAGAGCGTTACTGGGCTGACTCAAAGGCCCAAGAGGACCATAAAGAAGCCCGCTAAGCTGCTTGACTGATCCATCACGCAAAGTTGGAAGTGGACGATTGTTTCTTTATTAATTTATGCATGTGTTATTTAAATTCTGCATGTTTTTTAGTAACTGTTGCATTTTCGTTAGTGGTGTAGGTAGTGGTTGCATGCATTCCTAAGAATAAGGAAACATGGGTAGGAATATTCCATGGGTCCCTGCATATTTAATTCCCGTAACGTTTGCATCGAGAATTATTCAGAAAAATTGCCCCAAAAAGTGTCTCTTATTTAGTCTTTGTTCTTGGAGATTGGCCTACTCTATAGGCTACCTTATCAATTGGTGTTTTCATCTTCACTCACACTGCCTCCCAGAAAAGAAAACATAGCCAACGATGATTCCATCCAACAGTTATGCGACCAAATTTCTCAATTTATCACTCAAAATGCCACCACCACAGCCCAAAACGAAGCCCGCACCAACGCCCAGTTTGAATCCATGCAATCCACCTTAGAACAACACATCGACACCACCAACCGCCTTCTTGCTATTtttaccaaagacaaagaagaGCTCAAAACCGACCCGTTAACAACCACCGGCCCTTCACACACGAACCAAAATGACCCGCCCTACCCCAGACCACCCAAAATCATGTTACCCAATTTCGATGGTTCCAATCCTTTGGATTGGGTGTTCCAAGCTGAAAATTATTTCAGCTACTATTGTATACCCGACAACGAAAAGTTACAACTTTTGGTGTTTCACTTCACGGGTGAAGCACTTAGTTGGTACAAATACCTCACCAATAACCATTTGCTCAGGACATGGAACGAGTTCACACGAGCCTTAGAACTCCGTTTCGGCCCATCCGACTATGAAAACCACCAAGCCACACTATTCAAACTCAAACAAACAACAACCGCAACCGCATACCAAGCCGAATTTGAGAAGCTGTGCAATTGTATCGTAGGCTTACCTAATGAGGCTTTACTCAATTGTTACCTCTCCGGGTTGAAACCGGAAATCCTGTCCGAGTTAGCCATCCTAAAACCAACGACCTTGAACCAAGCTTATGGCCTATCCAAACGGGTCGAAGACAAATTCTCACTTTCCAAGCCCAAATATTACCAACCTCAATCCTATGTCCCTTATAACCAAACCTCGCCTTCGCCTTCTACTAATCCCATATCCAAGGCAAGTACCCCACCTTTGTTACGCACACCAccattgaaggggtatggtcccaaaaacccgCGCAAAACTTCCTCCGAGTTGCGCGaaggaccatactccttaatcaGTTACATTTTTTACCTCAACCTCGCGCGGGTAGAGCAACACTCGCCAACGCCGCGCGGGGCCTAAGCAAGACAAATCAACAACTTAGCATCCTGAAATCGAGCCTCCAAGCGCCCATACCTTGCGCAGGCCAGTTCCATGTGCAGCAAGAGCCGCGCAGGGATGCAGCGTAAAGACATCTTAAAGTACAAAGGGTACAAGTGTCAGAAGAAAAGAGCCAATCCGCATTCCCCAGGCTCTGCTTAACCGTGCACCACGATCATCTGACGAGCAGGAGACAAAAAGTActcaaggacgcctacgtggcaccaatcacggGGCAGAGACACCTGCACCACGATCTCCACTAACTGGCTGGTGACAGAGTCCAGCAACAGTGACACGTGACTCCACTcatggtgcgccagcaccgagaATCGTCCAGAAGACACTAACGGTCGGCATTAGTGAGACAAAAGGCATATCCATTCTATTGTTGCCtaccggcccaaggcccatcagcccacatcctatacaccactccggctataaatagagcaCTTCATCCACATGTTAAttcattctattccctctactctcactcatTACTCACTTTAATCTCCTCGAGAtagttacttattctcacgctggagccTGGTTAaaagggaaacccccatattcccctcttaacgagctaacggtgttctgttttgtagGATTATCAGTCACTAAGGAGCTTAAGAAatcaaagaagattaacccttatggtaAAAACATAAAACCAAACTAATTATCCCTAAGATTAGTTACGTGTTTCTTCAACCATCCACAACCAAACCCACCTTGCCGTTTACCAAATTGTCACCCGAAGCTCTACAGAAAAGACGCAACAAAGGTCTTTGTTTCCGTTGTCCGGAGAAGTACGTTCCGGGTCATAAATGTAATCCTCCGCAGTTCCTTTTAATCGCTGATTATGAGGATGATAAACCCATCGACACCAATGAAACCGATGCTCTTTTATCCATTGCCACCGAAAGTCTCGACATCAACCAATCCCATCAATTTTTTTTCATTGTCCACAGCCGCTTACGGCCTTTCCTCACCACAAGCGTTACGTATTATGGGGTACATCCAAAACCAACCGGTACAGATATTGGTTGACACTGGGAGCACACACAATATTATTCAGCCTTGAATCGTATCGTTTCTAAAAATACCCCATCAATCCATTCCGCCCTTCTCAGTTATGGTTGGTAATGGAGATAATCTGCAGTGCAATGGTTTTTGTCCAGCTCTAAATTTGGCTCTCCAAGGGTTGGCTAGGCTGCGCACCTTAGGCCCATTATTAGTAGATTTTTCTATTCCACAATTGACTTTTAATGTGGGCCAACATGCAAGTGGTGAAGCCCAATCAAACCAAGTTTCTCCTACATCACTTAAAACCCTACTACACAAAGATGTTGTTGCATCACTCCATACCCTATACTTCCAAATCGCAAATCCTAACTCCCCACCAGAACCCATCGTACCTTCTCAAACTAACCCGAAAATCAACACCTTGCTACAAAAATTCAACCACATCTTCCAAATCCCAACCCAGTTACCTCCAAACCGCCCACTTAATCACCATATTCCACTCTTACCTAATACCGAACCCATAAACGTCAAGCCCTATCGATATCCACAGCTTCAAAAACAGATTATGACAAAGTTGATCTCCGAAATGCTTCGCGATGGCATTATCAAACCCAGTCAAAGTCCATATTCATCACCGGTCCTTCTTGTGCAAAAAAAAGACGGCTCTTGGCGATTTTGTGTTGATTATAGAGCTTTAAATTTGGTGACCGTCAAGGACCGTTTCCCTATTCTGACAGTAGATGAGTTATTAGATGAATTACATGGCGCAACTATTTTCTCAAAAAATTGATTTAACAGCCGGGTACCACCATATTCGTTTGGCAGCTGACGACACTCACAAGACGGCATTCCGAACGGTtcatggccattatgaatttctcgttatgcctttcggCTTAGCGAACGCACCATCAACATTTAGGCGACAATGAATAACCTGTTTCACGACGTCTTGCGTCGGTATGTGCTCGTTTTTTTCGACGATATTTTAGTGTATAGCTGCAAACAGTTGATCAATACTACGGCCATCTACAACACGTTTTTGAAACTTTGTCACAGAATAACTTCTTTGCAAAACCTTCTAAGTGCATATTTGCAGTTTCATCGATCGACTATTTGGGTCATATTATTTCTGCATGTGGCGTACAAGCTGACCTGGAGAAATTAAAGGCTATTCAAAATTGGCCGGTCCGAAAAAACATCACCGCCTTACGTGGATTTTTGGGGCTTATGGGTTACTATCGTCGTTTCGTTCGGAACTATGCTTTATTGGCTACCCACTCACGGATATGCTAAAACAACAAACATTTTCATGGTCTGAAGCTAGCTCCAAGGCTTTTCAACAGTTGAAAGATGCTATGATTTCATTAGTAACACTTGCCCTACCAAATTTTACTAAACCTTTTAATGTTACTACGGACGCTTCCAATGTTTCTATAGGTGTCGTTTTGTCTCAAAATGATCGACCCATAGCCTTTTTTAGTAAGAAAATGGGCCCTCGAATGTAGGTCTCATCTGCTTATGTCCGAGAGCTTTTTGCCATTACGGAGTCGGTAAAGAAATGGCGGCAATATTTGTTGGGTAGGAAGTTCAATATCTTCACGGATCAAAAGAGTTTGAAACACTTGTTGTCACAAGTCATTCAAACCCCGGAGCAGTATAAGTGGGCCACAAAATTACTCgggtttgattttgaaattcACTACAAACCGGGGAAAGAAAATAAGGTTGCCGATGCCCTTAGTCGCATAGAAAGTTCACAAATTTTGGTTGTTTCGATTACCGAGCTCATATGGTTTAAGGAATTGCGAACGTTTTATGATACACTAGCTGGTCAAGAATTAAAGTCCAAACTGTTGAAAGGAACACAGCATAGGGACCTCTTCGTTTGGAACGACGGCTTGTTGTATCACCATAACAAGATATTTATACCCGAAAAGTCCAAACTGTTGAAAGGAACACAGCATAGGGACCTCTTCGTTTGGAAAGACGGCTTGTTGTATCACGATAACAAGATATTTATACCCGAAAATGATTCCATTCGCCATTTATTGTTACAAGAATTTCACTCTTCAAGTGCTCGTGGTCATTCAGGAGTTCGCCCAACAATTAAAAGGTTAGCTGCTTCTTTTAGTTGGCCTAAACTCAAAACCGATGTCACCAAGTTTGTAACCCAATGCCGCATATGCCAACAAGTTAAATATCCTACCCACAAACCCTACAACTTACTACAACCGCTTCTGATTCTGTCGTCAGCGTGGCAGGATGTgtctatggatttcataacccaTTTGCCCATGTCTAACGATAACACAACAATATGGGTTGTCGTTGACAGGTTCACCAAATTTGCTCACTTCATGGCGTTACCACCAAAATATGGGGCAGTGTCATTGGCCTCAATTTTTTTACAAAATGTGTATCGTCTACATGGAATTCCCAAGAGTATAGTGACGGATCGTGATCCTATTTTCTTAAGCAGGTTTTGGCAAGAGCTTTTCAAACAAGTCGGCACCAAACTGAAATACTCCATGGCGTACCACCCCCAATCCGATGGCCAAACGGAAGTTGTTAACCGTTGTTTGCAATCTTTTTTACGTTCTTTTGCAGGCGATGAACCTCATTCTTGAAGCAAGTACTTGTACCTGGCAGAGTATTGGTACAACACATTATATCATACTTCCATCAACATGAGCCCTTTTCAGGCTTTGTGTGGTCAGCAAATTCCAGACGTGAATCGGTACAAGCCGGGATCATCGGAAGTTCCATCAATTGATGCAACAGTTGTCAAGTTCCAGCGCCTTCGTTATTTGGTACAACAAAATCTGAAATGAGCTTAACAAAGGATGATGTTGTTGGCAAATGAGCACATGTTAGATAAGGAATTTAAAATTGATGACTGGGTGTTCCTGCGTTTATGTGATTATAGACAACAGTAAGTGGAGTTAAGGACGAACAGGAAACTTTCCAAGTGTTTTTACGGACCTTTTGAAGTCACTGAACGGATTGGTAAAGTTGCTTATTGTTTCATGTTACCACCGGAATCAAAGATACATCCGGTGTTCACTGTTTCGCTATTTCGAGAAGCAAAAGGGAATCCCGAACCAATTCCGTTGCCCGAGTTTGTGGAAGCAGCTAAAGCGACGCCTCAACCGAGCCACGTGTTGGATTACAAGTGGGTGGAAGGCAAGCGTAAGGTACCGGTGGAATGGCAAGATGCTAATCCAGCTGAAGCCACATGGGAGTTGTATGATGAGATACTGATCAGATTTCCAGAATTTCTATTTCAGCTCGAGGACGACCTGGTTGCTAAGGAGGGGGCAATTGATGGGGCCCAAAGCGTTACTGGGCTGACTGAAAGGCCCAAGAGGACCATAAAGAAGCCCGCTAAGCTGCTTGACTGATCCATCACGCAAAGTTGGAAGTGGATGACTGTTTCTTTATAAATTTATGCATGTGTTATTTAAATTCTGCATGTTTTGTTTAGTAACTGTTGCATTTGCGTAAGTGGTGTAGGTACTGGTTGCATGCATTCCTAAGAATAAGGAAACATGGGTAGGAATATTTCATGGGTCCCTGCATATTTAATTCCTGTAACATTTGCATCGAGAATTATTCAGAAAAATTGCCCCAAAAAGTGTCTCTTCTTTAATCTTTATTCTTGGAGATTGACCTACTCTACAGGCTACCTTATCAAATAAGGTTAGCCTACTCTACAGGCTACCTTATCAAATAAGGTGGCGCCAACCTCTTTGATCAATGGTTCTAAAGCATTTGACGAGGTTCTCTTAAATTGGCTAGGCTCAATCTCTAAACCCAAACCGAGGAGGCTTGTGATAAGACTTTTCACAAGTGATAGACTTTTTGCTGGATGAGTTGAACTAATACCATATTCCTTAAATTGATTAAGTATTATAGAACTTGGTGTCTAAGTAACAATTGCTTGATCAAAACTAAGAATGTGTGGGTAGTGGGAGTGCTTGCCTCCCATGCCAATAAACCCCTCTTTACTCCTTATTAGTCGTTTTCACTACTTCCTTTTACTTGCCAAATTAAAAGAAATGCTACATGatcaagctctgataccaattattaGGATCTGAGTTTAATATTTGCAAACTAATGTTAATTATCACAATACAATTCATAAATAGAGAGACATTATcatatattgttttattgattcaAATAGTAAAAAGTTTTACATCAATGATTTTACAATCTCTCCGCAGCCGATCACTCACTAGAACTATTCGTACAAAAAAGAATGTGTGTGAAGTGATAAATAGATCACTAATAGGTGTGATCTATTTATATAAGTACTAAAGCTCTGTTCGTGATGTGTTGATGTGACATTGATAGTGATATCTAATATTTCTAACCGAAAAGATTCTCAGAAACATCTGACCAAATCTTATTATCTGATCTAGGCTATACTAAACACTGATGAAATGAATACTGTTACATTGAGAAATCACTGTCTAAGCTATGCTCTGTTGCAGTTGTCCAAAAATCTATTTGGCCtaacagatgtttggtcttcTTCATCAGACCTTTGGCTTGATCAGAGCTTTGGTCTTCAACAGATGCTATCCTTTAACAGTTGCTGGTACTTTTGAACAATGGTTCCAAGTCTTCATCAGATGTTAGTCATGCTCTTTGAACAGATGTTCTGAAtaggtgttcaagattcactatctttgagGAGAGAATTGCTTCACTAACTgtttatttcttgatcaaagaatcATGTCTTGTCTTTTAGATATCAACTATTTTTTGTAGGTCCAACATGTTTATTGTTAAAATGGATTACCATTTCTAACAGATTGTGCTCTGTTACCCTGAGTTCtacgcttctcgtggagtgtcccacgggCACGCTATTTAGGCACCGATAATGCGTGTTCCTTCCGTGACGGAGAAATTAGTTCACGGTGTCcctaagtacaagtgtggtacatagctactaggaggcgtatggatcgatcctaggattacTGTAGGTATATGGTTTGTGAGTGCTCACACCCATCATACCTGTTATTGTTCGACTCAAGGGTACATCCATATGATGCAGTTTTCTtatggacttgtttttctattaTCATATACTATTACTGTTATCACTTTTACTGAATGTTATAGTTACATTTGTTGTTATTTGAAACTATTGTTGTTATTTGAAATTATTATTCCGTACGGGGCATTTGGCCCATTTTGTATATTCTATTTCACCATAGGTTCACAGGTTACTTTGGGCAGTGTGAAGAGTGAAGAATAAACCCTAGGATGCTAACCGAAGATGTTTAttacttttataaaataacattGTATTTTGGCCTTAGGGCTATGAACTATCTTATGGCTTGTAACCTTAACTTTTATATTAATGGAACTATGTATTATGTTTTTTTATCACCGTTTCTAGTGACACGCCATCCCTATCCGAGTTGTGGTGTTACATCTTCTTTTTAAAAAGTGGAACCAAGACGTTACATGGATTTAGTGATAGTAGTCACTAGGTGGATATGAACGATGGCGAAGAACAACGAGAATAGTCTTTTATTATGGTGATGCACCTATAACATGGGGTTCTAAAAAACAAAGTGTTGTTGCATTATCGTCTTGCGAGGCGAAGTTCATGGAGGCTATCTCAGACGCATGTCAAGCGTTGTGTTTTTGAGGATTGCTATCGGAGATAACCGGTGAAACGGATGAGGTGCTGCCACTAAGAGTGGATGCTGCCACTAAGAGTGGATAATTCATCCGCTAGTAACAAAGATGAAGCAATAAAACAAAAAACGGCTTGGTTGTTGATTAGCAGCAACAAGAAAACCAACAAGATTAGCAATAAAAATGATCCCGGTTAAAGCAAGAGAAGGATAGCAAGATATGAAAGCAAGAAAGCAAGAGCAAAAAGTAAGAACAACAAATACCAGTGTGGTATGATGGGGAAGAGAGCAAGAGAAGTATGACAAAATTAGGATGAAGGGAGAATATTAGACTTTAACTCattagggtgtaaggagtggttaaacacttgagagtcgcaaactaaaaaatcaatcaatgagagtgtgccatgtcaaagtggtatattatgctcaaaagtgttggcaatggtttagacacttggtgaagtggtaaactatttaaaaaaaaaggaaaaatgtgtgattggttgaaatggaatggaccccaccccacactaccctctctctctctcatacacTCGCTCTCTCTCCTACAATCATCTCCCCGCATCGGCATTGTCTCACCGCCTGACCAAAGTCAACGCTTCGGCAAAGGGTCAgcggcggtgtttgccgcgcggcaaagCCCTTTGCCGAGCCCTTTGCGGAGCCCACACCGTATACCCTTAAGTTTAAGTAGATCAATGAAGAAAGTTGATGATGTGACCTATGGCAAGATGGACAAAAGGCCGACATCGAATACATTAAATTCCGTGGACTAAAGCCACAGGCCCACTTTCTAGTTTCTACCATTTGAAATCTTGTTTAAAAGCCGCATAACGTACCGGTAGTGGTAAGACTATATGTAATCATTTTGGAAAATTATAGGGTACATTGATGCCGACTTTTCTTTGGGAAAGTTAACTAACATTCATGTTCATGTATTGGGGAATTACCTACAATTGTATGTTATATTGTGATAATGAGACATAAGTCATAAATCAAACTTTACACCTTAATAACCCATGATCATCTTTATTGTTTGCAATAAAAAATATATCAAGCAAAAATTGGTTAGAATGTAGTATAATCTTGTCATAATCTAATGTATATCATATATGGTACATTTTTGAAGGTTTCAAATTCTGGGTAACATTGAAATACTCCAATGTCCGAACCCACTTTTCTTGAGTCTTCAACCGATGAACCGCCACTGTATCCGGCCATAGCTCATGTGTACATCTTGTTGCTGGCTCAGGATAATCATACATAGACCACTTAGCATTATACCTGTTTTTCGCACGTCTTCCCTCTCGAATCCAGTCTCCAAAGACCTTATCTTCAGGCCCAACCAGATGTCGTTTCGGTATATCCGAATCTTTTAACCACTCAACGATATCCCACGATACCAGATACCCCATTCCCGACATGTAATGCACAAATGGATCCATACTAGGACATGGAACAACATACCCATAGTATAGATCTTCTCTTGGTAATGGCATTAAAGATTCCACCAATTTTGGTAGCCTGAAATACGTGTCATCATCGCCTTTGATGACATAATGGTAAGGCGGGTTGGCCGGGTTAGACTCGTCTTTCAGCATATCCGGCAGGCTCGAGAAGTATGTGTAAGTCTTTCCTTTATCCATGTTTTCTTTACAGTTCAATATTATGATATCATTGTAAAGCATTATCTCAAGTGCTATTAGAATCCTCTGGTCTTCTTTTGTTAGGTTGCAAAAGACGAACTTTACATCGATCTTTGCGCCTGCCACTGTTTGTGTCCCATAAATGAGACGCAGGAAGTGGCGGCGTTGGTGGTTGTCCGCGAGTGTTAGAATCCCAATGAGGATTCTGATGTCATTTTCGGATGATTTCATGGGCAGTAAAGAGGTTTCTGAAGAAGGTGAATGGATGGCAGTACATTTTTTGAAGTTTGATAGATTGTTGAACTGGATTTCGTTGATGGACGCCAACGCGATCAAGAACGCGATGAAGATGAAAGATATGATGATGATTTTCTTGCCATTTCCGAGTTTTGCTGCTTTCTTCATATTGAAGTAGGTTGATCTAGGAAAtgaggtatgagatgtgttgaaatTTTGTTAGATATAAAGCCTAATTGATGTAAAGTTATGCATTCTTGAAGAGAAGTGTTTGAAGGAAAACCAGATGTGAATAGACGAAATTGCCCCCATGGGATGGATGGAGATGCAGCCTGAGTTGACTAGCTTCTGGGGCGTTTTTGGTAAATTGCAAGCGATAATAAAAGTGTAGTGGTGCTAAGCCTAACTTAAATTGTAAACTTGTTGGTCTTGGTAATAGAGGGTTTTTGCTTGAATAGTGTCTAAAGTAGTCTTGTTTTGAATGAAACTTTAACGGTGTGAATAGACAAATATACCCTTGGAGTAGCCAGATTCTGATGAATTTGGTTGAGGATGTTTTTGGTAAATTGGCTTGAGAAAGAATAAGGGTGCGTGCTGACCATGTGATGGTGATTCTGAACCTAACTTAATTCATACGCTATGTGTGTGAATAGACAATTTTGCCCTTGTAGTTTAAAGAGATAATGCTTGAGTTGACCAGCTTTGATACCTTGATTGAGGATATGTTTGGTAAATAGTTATTTCTGGTGCATCACCATATATGAACAATTTTGCTTGGAAAATGGCTAAAGTCACAATGGTCAAAACAGTTTTGTTTGGCATACATGCATGAACATGCGTGGACCGCTGAAATTACGTTAAGAGATGCTTCAAATACAGGTTATTGCTCTTTTCAAtggattatttttaaatactttgtTTTTGTAATTCAAGACATCGTATCGCACATGTGGTTTACTTTTGAGGGGTAGAATAACGAAAAATACAAGTAGGTGGTTCTCCTAAACATTGTTCTTATTGTAAAAAGCTTATGAATCCATTCTATATCTATATCTACAAGGCGGAGGGAGATTAATCAAGATCTATATTTATATTTACTAGTGATAATACCCGCGAACTTCGTGGTTGAATAAAATAATATGTTTTTGAGGTATTGACAAATAACATTATACGTTTATGATGATAACGAAATTTTTCAAAGGAAATTATTATGGAACTCTCATGTTTACGAAGTAAATTAAACAACCAACGTACTactgatataaacaaaacaaaaagataaataaatgatGAAATAACCACAAAAGTTTTTTTTCACCTGTTTTTAACGACAAAACGGAACATTTTATTACCCACAAACCGGCCACATAGGAAGACGCTAAGCGACCCATATTACAGAGACATCAGATACTACTAAAAACTCAAATGCACTACTCATGTTACTAAACATGATTCTAAATTGCTAAATGAAATTGCCCCCATTCATACCAAGACACACCCGATACCTTTAATCTCTATCGACACCACTTGAACGCCTCCTCTTTTATTTCTTTAGCCAGTTTGCTCACCAAAAAGTTTCTATCATCAAATAGTTTACAATTTCTATTCTTCCACAGTCGCCATAAAGTCTGTAAAAAAATCATATGAAccatctgttttttttttatgttaagcTCAAGTTACTTACATTTTGCAGTCTACTTCCCACCGAATCTGGCACCCGACGGAATTCTGAGCCAAGCATACACCTGTGTCCACACCATTTTTTTCCAGACATGGTCCGCGGTCTCCACCGATCGCTCACACAACCTACACAATAATGAAGGCAGGATCATACCTCTATTTGCTAATGCCTACACAATAATGAAATTTGCATGCCAcccaaaaatataaaagaaataaTACATCacataaataacaaaaaaaaaaatgatttcgACTCTAAGAACGTGTTCACTGTAGATTTTGTGGCCAT
The Helianthus annuus cultivar XRQ/B chromosome 6, HanXRQr2.0-SUNRISE, whole genome shotgun sequence genome window above contains:
- the LOC110896558 gene encoding beta-1,3-galactosyltransferase pvg3, whose amino-acid sequence is MKKAAKLGNGKKIIIISFIFIAFLIALASINEIQFNNLSNFKKCTAIHSPSSETSLLPMKSSENDIRILIGILTLADNHQRRHFLRLIYGTQTVAGAKIDVKFVFCNLTKEDQRILIALEIMLYNDIIILNCKENMDKGKTYTYFSSLPDMLKDESNPANPPYHYVIKGDDDTYFRLPKLVESLMPLPREDLYYGYVVPCPSMDPFVHYMSGMGYLVSWDIVEWLKDSDIPKRHLVGPEDKVFGDWIREGRRAKNRYNAKWSMYDYPEPATRCTHELWPDTVAVHRLKTQEKWVRTLEYFNVTQNLKPSKMYHI